From one Lolium rigidum isolate FL_2022 chromosome 4, APGP_CSIRO_Lrig_0.1, whole genome shotgun sequence genomic stretch:
- the LOC124708355 gene encoding receptor-like protein EIX2: MSLISHYRRRFAADAAKASKCAIIQSKNPLPQLSARARAMAEQARTCRTPLLCLFLCLQLLSSPQQATSKYLDDDDHDTFSGGQPRRTLSSGVPTRNSSNSSGAGAAFCRLLSLQILDLSNNRLTGELPDCWWDLQALQFMDLSNNSFSGEIPAAEPSHNCSLESVHLAGNRFTGIFPPVLRGCDSLATLDIGNNRFFGDIPPWIGTQVPSLRILSLRSNRFTGEIPRELSQLSHLQLLDMANNSLTGQIPVAFGNLTSMRNPEIVSSIGSLDGSNYQDRIDIIWKGQELIFQRTIRLLTGIDLSGNLLSDCIPEELTSLHGLRFLNLSRNHLSCGIPRDIGSLNFLESLDLSCNELSGAIPLSISALSTLSTFNISNNHLAGRIPSGSQIQTLVDPSIYSNNYGLCGLPLIDVPCANTSLASDERNGEGFDQWLCYSVIAGVVFGFWLWFGMLFTIETWRSALLFSVDKMQCKVMQKVSRIDQFLSKRNTDKFL, encoded by the coding sequence ATGTCGCTCATCAGTCACTATCGTCGACGTTTCGCTGCCGATGCTGCCAAGGCATCCAAGTGCGCAATCATTCAAAGCAAGAATCCGCTGCCACAGCTCTCCGCTCGAGCTCGAGCCATGGCAGAGCAAGCACGTACCTGCCGAACACCTCTCCTGTGCCTCTTCCTCTGCCTCCAACTCCTATCCTCTCCCCAGCAGGCGACGAGCAAGTACCTCGACGACGACGACCATGACACCTTCTCCGGCGGCCAGCCACGGAGGACCCTCTCCTCCGGCGTGCCGACCCGTAACTCCTCCAACAGCTCGGGCGCCGGCGCGGCCTTCTGCAGGCTGCTCTCCCTCCAGATCCTGGACCTCTCCAACAACCGGCTCACCGGGGAGCTCCCCGACTGCTGGTGGGACCTGCAAGCGCTGCAGTTCATGGACCTCTCCAACAACTCCTTCTCGGGCGAAATCCCGGCGGCCGAGCCAAGCCACAACTGCTCTCTCGAGtcagtccatctcgccggcaacaGGTTCACCGGCATCTTCCCGCCGGTCTTGAGGGGCTGCGACTCGCTGGCCACACTGGACATTGGGAACAACAGGTTCTTCGGCGACATCCCTCCATGGATCGGTACCCAGGTCCCGTCGCTGAGGATCCTGAGCTTACGATCCAACAGGTTCACCGGAGAGATTCCTCGGGAGCTGTCGCAGCTCTCTCACCTCCAGCTGCTCGACATGGCTAACAACAGCTTGACCGGACAGATTCCGGTAGCCTTCGGCAACCTGACCTCGATGAGGAACCCAGAGATTGTCTCCAGCATCGGGTCGCTAGACGGGTCAAACTACCAGGATAGGATCGACATAATCTGGAAGGGCCAGGAGCTCATCTTCCAAAGAACCATCCGGCTACTAACCGGCATCGATCTGTCAGGCAATCTGCTATCCGACTGCATCCCCGAAGAGCTAACCAGCCTGCACGGCCTCCGATTTCTCAACCTTTCAAGGAACCATCTGTCGTGCGGCATCCCCAGAGACATTGGAAGCTTGAACTTTCTCGAGTCTCTTGATCTATCGTGCAACGAGCTTTCGGGGGCCATCCCACTGAGCATCTCGGCCCTGTCGACGCTCAGCACCTTTAACATCTCGAATAACCATCTGGCGGGCAGGATACCATCCGGGAGCCAGATTCAGACCCTGGTCGACCCTTCCATTTACAGCAACAACTATGGGCTCTGCGGACTTCCACTAATCGACGTTCCCTGTGCAAATACTTCGCTTGCGTCCGATGAAAGAAACGGTGAAGGGTTCGATCAATGGCTTTGCTACTCCGTGATTGCTGGGGTGGTTTTTGGATTCTGGCTATGGTTTGGGATGCTATTTACCATTGAGACCTGGAGATCTGCTCTTCTCTTTTCTGTTGATAAAATGCAGTGCAAGGTTATGCAGAAGGTGTCACGTATTGATCAGTTTCTTTCGAAAAGAAACACTGATAAATTTTTGTAG